From Pseudomonas sp. G2-4:
GCGAACCCGGCATAAACCCACGCGCTGTGATCGTTGGATCGCCAATCGGCATCCAGTAAGGTCAGGGCGCTCAGCATCGGTATGCGACGAGCGGCCTCGGCCAACGGAAACCGGTCGAAGCGTTTGACCAGCAGTGTTGACGGTGTGTCGACATATAGCGCTGTTTTCGCAACGCTCAGCCCTTTGAGCGCTGCAAATGTCATGCATGCATGCTCCAACGCCGGAATATCGCAACTGTCATAGCGGTCACGCGGCTTGGCGAGAATCAACGCGCCTTCATCCTGCAACGTCCGCTTGGGCCTGGCCCCACCAAGGGAGGACCGTTGCCTGCGCAACTTGAGGGTTCTGATCGCCTCATCATCGAGTTGGTTATCGAAAATGGCTTCAGTGGCTTCAATAAATGCAGCCAGACCTTTCAGGGACGGCAATGCTTCCTGGCCGATGCCTGGGGGCGGATGCCGGGTCGCTCCCGCCATCAGGTTACCAGCGCGATCATTGTTAGGTGATTTGAGCAAATAATCGACAGCGCTCAGATCCGTACGATGAAGATCTTGCAGAACCCGCTCGCCCCAACCATCGGGCATTGCGTCGTGGATGAAGCCCGGCACCCCACGATTAGTGGTGATACCCGTAAAGGGTTGCACACGCAGTGGATAGCGGATGGGGTCAGGTACCCATTTGCGGTTGGCAACATAGTCGGGATCGTAGACAAACTCACCTCGACCGTTGTCGATACTTAATCGGCCTAATGTGAGTATCTCCGTACTTTCGGGATCTTCCATATAGATGTAGGCGCGAGACATCAGAAGTCCCCTTTGGCGTTGACCAATCGCACACGAGCGTTGCGTGATACTTGAGCCGAAGCGAGGGACGACGCTTCAATCTGCTGGCGGCTCTGGAAAACTTCTTGGGTCAGCCCTAATTGCCATAGAACCAGCATGAACGAACGCAGTTCCACGGAAGGATCTCCAGCCTCGATCTTGCGCACGGTTCTTTCGGAAATGGCCAACGAGGCCGCCAGATCCTTTTGTCGTTGCCGATTTTGCAGGCGCCGGCTTTTGACGAGAGAGCCAATCGTCAGGAGGTTGTCGGAACAGTCGATAGGAAAAAAATCGTTCATAAGAGGCGCCCTGAGGCTGCTAAGACTTAGATAAGACGCACTATAGCACCCCTTAATATGATAATCCGGCTAAAAACATCGAACATAAAGAGCTTTATAGAGCACTTTAAATCAAATAAAGCGCATTTAAATGCCGCTTAAAATACAAAGAGCCCCGAAAGACTCACGCCATCCGGGGCTGCAGGTGATGAAGCATCGCTCACAACTTGGCGATAGACACCTCGGTGGATTTGACGAAAGCAATCACTTCGCTGCCAATCACCAGTTCCAACTCCTTGACCGAGCGGGTGGTGATGACCGAGGTGACGATGCCGGAGGCGGTTTGCACGTCGATTTCCGACAGCACGTCGCCTTCGACGATTTCCTTGATGGTGCCTTTGAACTGGTTGCGTACGTTGATGGCTTTGATAGTCATGGTGTCGATTCCTGTCTGGATGAATTATTGAGCCCAACGCAATTGCGTGGGCAAGGGTGAAACGGGTTCGGGTTCCGGCGGTTGGCCAGGTAAGGACAGCACGCGGTTGAGGACTTCGGCTTCCAAAGTTGCCAGACGGTGAGAGCCGCGAATCCTTGGACGTGGCAGGTCAATGAGCAAATCGAGGCCGATCTGGCCGTCCTCGATCAGGATCACCCTATCGGCGATTGCCACGGCTTCACTGACGTCATGGGTCACCAGCAGCACGGTAAATCCGTGTTGCTGCCACAAGCGCTCGATCAGTTGCTGCATCTCGATGCGGGTCAGGGCGTCCAACGCGCCCAAGGGTTCGTCGAGCAACAGCAGGCGCGGTTGATGAATCAGCGCGCGGGCCAGGGCCACCCGTTGCTTCTGTCCGCCGGACAGCGCCGCCGGCCACTCATGGGTGCGATCAGCCAGGCCCACCGCGTCCAGTGCCTGCAACGCTTGCGGCCGCCAGTTGCCTTTGAGGCCGAGGCCGACGTTATCGATGTTTTTTTTCCAGGGCAGCAAACGTGCCTCCTGGAACATCAGTCGGGTGTCTTCCCGTGCGTCACTTAAAGACGCCGAGCCGGCCAACAGCTCGCCGCCCGTGGGCTGATCGAGGCCAGCCAACAAGCGCAGCAAGGTACTTTTGCCGCAACCGCTGCGACCCACCACGGCGACGAACTGCCCGGCAGGGATATGCAGATCGATCTCCCGCAGCACCTGGCGCGAGCCGAAGGTTTTTTGCAGCTTGCGCACCGCCAGCGGGATGCCTCGCAGCAGGCGCGGAGGTTGTTGGGCGGTCATGCGACACCTCCCTTGTTCACTTGATACGCCGGATGCCAGCGCAGCCAGACCCGCTCAAGCCCACGGGCTGCAAGGTCGGCCAATTTGCCGAGTACGGCGTAGAGAAGAATCGACAGCACCACCACATCGGTCTGCAAAAATTCCCGGGCATTCATTGCCAGGTAACCAATGCCGGAGCTGGCGGAAATGGTTTCCGCCACGATCAGCGTCAGCCACATGAAGCCCAACGCAAACCGCACACCCACCAGGATCGAAGGCAAGGCCCCCGGCAGGATCACTTGGCGAAACAGGCTGAAACCGGACAAGCCATAGCTGCGGGACATTTCCACCAGTGCCGGATCGACGTTGCGGATCCCGTGGTAGGTGTTGAGGTAGATCGGAAACAGCGTGCCCAGGGCCACCAGGAAAATCTTCGCCGACTCGTCGATGCCGAACCACAGGATCACCAGCGGAATCAGCGCCAGGTGCGGGATGTTCCGGACCATTTGCACCGAACTGTCCAGCAGACGCTCACCCCATTTCGACAGGCCAGTGATGAAACCCAGGGCCAGGCCGATGCCGCCACCGATCAAGAAGCCGACCGCTGCCCGCCAACTGCTGATGGCCAGATGTGTCCAGATCTCGCCGCTGCGTACCAGGCTCACCCCGGCTTCGATCACAGCCACGGGTGCCGGCAGGATCCGTGTGGATAACCAGCCCGCCGACACCGACAGTTGCCAGACCGCCAGCAGCAACAGCGGCACCGCCCACGGGGCCAGGTTGTGGATAACTTTTTTCATGGCCGCCTCAGCTCTGGGACGCGGCTTTAGGAAGGATGTCGTTGGCGACCATTTCACCGAAGGGGCTCACATAACCCTGGCTTTTCGGCAGTTCCGGACGCTCCACGTCCAGGTGCGGAAACAGCAGCTCCGCCACACGGTAAGACTCTTCCAGGTGTGGATAACCGGAGAAGATGAACGTGTCGATCCCCAGCTCAGCGTATTCCTTGACCCGCGCCGCCACGGTCGGGCCATCGCCCACCAGCGCCGTACCGGCACCGCCGCGAACCAGGCCGACACCGGCCCAGAGGTTGGGGCTGACTTCCAGCTTGTCGCGGCTGCCACCGTGCAAGGCGGCCATGCGTTGCTGGCCCACCGAATCGAATCGCGCCAGGGAGGCCTGGGCCCGGGTGATGGTTTCGTCGTCCAGGTGGGAAATCAGCCGGTTGGCCGCTTGCCAAGCTTCGGCATTGGTTTCCCGCACGATCACATGCAGGCGGATACCGAAACGTACGGTACGCCCGAGCTTCGCCGCCTTGGCGCGCACCTGGGCGATTTTTTCCGCAACGGCTGCGGGCGGCTCGCCCCAAGTCAGCACCATTTCCACTTGCTCAGCCGCCAAGTCCTGGGCAGCTTCCGACGAGCCTCCGAAATACAGCGGCGGACGCGGTTGCTGGATCGGCGGATAGAGCAGTTTGGCGCCCTTCACACTGATGTGTTCGCCGTCGTAATCCACAGTCTCGCCTTCCAACACCCGGCGCCAGATGCGGGTGAATTCCACCGACGCCTGATAGCGCTGCTCATGGTCCAGGAACAGGCCGTCGCCGGCCAGTTCGTCGGGGTCGCCACCGGTCACCAGATTGAACAGCGCACGCCCACCGGACAACCGGTCCAGGGTCGCCGCCTGACGCGCCGCCACCGTCGGGGAAATGATCCCGGGGCGCAGGGCAACAAGAAACTTCAGGCGCTGGGTCACCGGAATCAGCGAAGCAGCCACCAGCCAGGAGTCCTCGCAGGAACGCCCGGTGGGAATCAGCACGCCCCCAAAACCCAGTCGATCCGCCGCCTGGGCGATCTGTTGCAAGTAGCCGTGATCGACGGCGCGGGCGCCTTCGGCGGTGCCAAGGTAATGGCCGTCACCATGGGTAGGCAGGAACCAGAAAATATTGAGGCTCATGGAGTGGTCTCCTAAGGAATCGAATTATTGCGCGGTCGCAACGGCTGCCGGCGGCGTCCAGATCACGTCCTTGATGCTCAAGGGCTTGGGAATCAATTTGAGCTGGTAGAAGCTGTCGGCGATTTTCTGCTGCGCCGCCACCACTTCCGGCGTGAGGAACAACGCCCCGTAGCCTTGGCGCTTCACCGACGTGAGGGTGATGTCGGCAGGCAGGCCGAGCAGCGGCGATACCTGTTTGGTCACGTCTTCAGGGTTGGCCCTGGACCACTCGCCCACCGCGCGTACTTCTTCCACCAAGGCGGTGATGACCTGGGGATTTTTTTGCGCATAAGGTTGGGTGGCGAGGTAGAACTGATGGTTGTCGACGATGCCCTTGCCATCACGCAGGGTGCGCGCCTGCAGCTGTTGTTCGGCAGCAGCCTGGTACGGATCCCAGATCACCCAGGCGTCGACGCTGCCACGCTCGAACGCGGCGCGGGCGTCGGCCGGCGGCAGGAAAACGGTCTGGATATCGGAATACTTGAGGCCGGCATCTTCCAGCGCCCGCACCAGCAGATAGTGAACGTTGGAGCCCTTGTTCAGCACAACTTTCTTGCCCTTGAGGTCTTGCACCGACTGGATAGGAGACCCCTTGGGCACCAGGATGGCCTCGCTGGCGGGCGCTGGCGGCTCGTAGGCGACGTAGAGCAGATCGGCGCCCGCCGCCTGGGCGAACACCGGCGGAGTTTCACCGGTCACGCCGAAGTCGATGGAGCCGACGTTCAAGCCTTCAAGCAGTTGCGGACCGCCGGGGAATTCGGTCCATTGCACGTCTACGCCTTGGGCGGCGAGGCGTTTCTCCAAAGAACCCTTGGCCTTGAGCAGCACCAGGGTGCCGTATTTCTGATAACCGATCCGCAAAGTCTCGGCTTGAGCCTGGGTAACGACGCCGAAGGACACAGCCGCAGCAAACAGAGCGACCAGCCCGCGACGCAAAATGACAGTGCGCATGGCGCCTCTCCTTTTTGCTGTGGGGTTTTGGCTGCACCTGCTGGGCCGTTGACGGCTGAGTAAGGTGAGTTGAATCAGGGATTACAGGGTTCAGATGCTCCAGCGAGCACTCAACAAACGTTCGTTCAACACGCCGGGGTCCAATGGCCTTGGGCGACGGGCCATGGCGCTGAAAAACTGCTCAAGGGCTTCGTCCAGGCGTTGTTGCAGGGCCGGCGCCAATTGCGCCTGGGCGCTGCCTTCGCCATAAGCGATCTGGCTGTCTTCGGCAAAAATCCCATGGAGCATTTCCTGGGCCTTGAGCGCCGACAGCACCGGCTTGAGGGCGTAATCCACCGCCAGCATGTGGGCGATGCTGCCGCCGGTGGCCATGGGCAACACCACCTTATGGGCCAGGGCCCGTTCGGGCAGAAGGTCCAGCACGGTCTTCAGCGCACCGGAAAAAGACGCCTTGTAGACCGGCGTAGCGATCAGCAGGCCGTCGGCATTTTCAATCTGCTGGAGCAGGTCGACCACCTTCGGGCTGTCGAAGCGGGCATGAAGCAGGTCTTCGGCCGGGAAATCGCGCACCTGATAGCTGACGACCTCCACACCTTGTTGCTGCAACCAGCGCTGCGAACGCTCCAGTAGCACTCCGGAACGGGAGCGTTGACTGGGACTGCCACCGAGTGAGACGACCAACATGCCGAGCATTCCTTAATGTCACGTGCGATTCGCGGCGGGCGATCTCGCTGTATGGGCAAACCATAACAGGGGATTTATATATCTTTAAATCATATTTATTCATTTACTTATACGATATAGAGATATGCGATTGGCGTTTTTCAAGGCAAAAAAAAGGCCGTCGAAACGGCCAAAACCCTTGGTGCACAGAGCCCCCCCCTGTGGGAGCGAGCTTGCTCGCGATAGCGTCGGATCTGCCAGCGTCGATGGCGACTGATACACCGCTATCGCGAGCAAGCTCGCTCCCACAGGTTCAGGTTCAGGTTTTGCCTCAGCGGTTGGGCTGCGGGGTGAGGCGCAGGTAGGGCTTCACGGCGCGATAACCTTTGGGGAAGCGCTGTTTGAGCTCCTCTTCATCCTTGAGCGACGGCACGATCACCACTTCATCACCGTCCTGCCAGTTGGCCGGGGTGGCGACTTTGTAGTTGTCGGTCAGTTGCAAGGAATCGATCACCCGCAGGATTTCGTTGAAATTGCGCCCAGTGCTGGCCGGATAGGTAATGGTCAGGCGAACCTTCTTGTTCGGGTCAATCACGAACAACGAGCGCACGGTCAAGGTATCGCTGGCGTTAGGGTGGATCAGGTCGTACAGGTCAGAAACCTTGCGGTCGGCGTCGGCCAGGATCGGGAAATTGACGACGGTGCCCTGGGTTTCGTTGATGTCCTCGATCCATTTCTGGTGCGAATCCACCGGGTCCACCGAAAGAGCAATGGCCTTGACCCCGCGCTTGGCGAACTCATCCTTGAGCTTGGCGGTGAAACCCAGCTCGGTGGTGCACACCGGCGTGAAGTCCGCCGGGTGGGAAAACAGCACGCCCCAACTGTCACCGAGCCATTCATGGAAGCGGATCTTGCCAGCGCTGGAATCCTGTTCGAAGTCGGGGGCGATGTCGCCGAGTCTGAGGCTCATGGTGCGGCTCCTGGGATGAGGTGATTGTGAGCCCAACTTTGCACCGGTTTCGATTGCTTTAAAAAGAATGAATACCCATTTATTTATATCTTTACGGAATATAAAAAACTGTTCACTGGCGCCATTTCGCATACCGCCCCAAGATCTTCAGCGAGGTTCGAGATGGCCTCGAGTTGCTGAAAAGAGGAGAAGGTTCGGGAAAGGCTACAGGGGTGGGCCTGACCCGAAAACGCAAAAGCCCCGCCCGGCGTGTTGCCGGGCGGGGCTTTTTTTTGTTTTGTACCCACACTACGGAAATTGTTGACGCGATTTCAGGACGAGCGGCTAGGATAGGCAACATGAACGCTCAAGCCTTGTTGACTCATCTGCAAAACCATCTCCCCGGTCTGCTTGCGGTTTACCTGTTCGGTAGCCATGCACAGGGCACCGCCGGGCCTGACAGTGATGTCGATTTGGCTGTGCTCTTGTCCGGCGAGGTTGACCCTGTGTCGTTATGGCAGCTTTCAGGGGATTTGGCGGATATCGCTGGCAGTCCGGTGGATCTGATTGACCTACGTGCGGCGACCACCGTCATGCAATATCAGGTCGTGACCCGAGGCCAGAGACTCTGGGCCAGAGACGTACAGGCGGGGTTGTTCGAGTGTTTTATTCTCAGCGAAAAGACCGCTCTCGACGAGGCTCGGGCAGGCCTGCTCAAGGATATTCAGGAAGAAGGCAGCGTGTATGGCCGATGACGTACTGATCAATAAAGCAGCGAGTATCGAGCGTTGCGTCGCCCGGGTGCGGGAGGAATACGAGAAGGATCCCACTACCTTCGCCACTGATTTCACTCGCCAGGATTCGGCTGTTCTGAATATCCAGCGTGCATGTGAAGCGGCGCTGGATATGGGGCAGCATTTGATTCGACGTGAGCGATTGGGTGTCCCGCAAAGCTCCCGGGATGTGTTCGAGTTGCTTTTCCAAAGTGGCTGGGTGGAAGAAGGTTTGGTGAAAATTCTGAAGAACATGGTGGGCTTCAGGAACATCGCCGTGCATGACTATCAAGCTCTGCAACTGCCGATCATGGTTGCGATCATTACCCAGCACTTGGGGGATTTCCTGGCGTTCAGCGCGTTCATCCTGCGTAAGGACGCGTCGGAGTCCGCGCGATAACGGTGGGAGCACGGAGCGGAACCTGCTACGTGCCCAAAAACGCAAAAGCCCCGCCCGGCGTGCTGCCGGGCGGGGCTTTTTTTGCTTCGCTACGTCTTACATGAAGTTGTAAGTGTAGTTGAAGATCAGGCGGGTCTGATCACGGTCGGCGCCGGAACCGCTACCGGTACCGCGATAAGAGCCGTGACGCAGGGTGGTACCAAAACCTTTCAGAGCACCTTGCTGGACGACGTAATCCAAGCGCATGTCGCGTTCCCACTCGGACGAATCGCTACCACCAGCGGTCGTGGCCTTGATGCTTTCACCATGCAAGTAGGCCACGGCGGCTTTCAGGCCAGGAACGCCCAGACCGGTGAAGTCATAGGAGTATTGACCGAAGGTAGTGTTTTCACCGGCACGGACGAATGCGTTGATCATGCTATCGGTGAACAGGTAGAAGCTCGAACCACCGGCACCTTCATTTCGGCCGTTGCCGTCAAGCACGCTGCCCTGGTTCAGGTAAACGAAACCACCGTCATCACCGACTTGCTGATGACCCAACATGAAGGCACTGCCACCCAGGGTGTAGGTGAACATGGCGCTCCAGGTTTTGTTATCGACCTCCCCTGGGTTCTTGGCATAGCCACCGTTGTTATCGAACCTATAGCCCGCATCGCCGTTGCGGCCATCCGAACTGCTGTCGAAGTAACGCAGGTCGGTCTTGAACGACTGGCCTTCAGTGATTGGGAAAACATGTACAGCACCCAGGAAGTGCTGCTTGTAGTAGTCCTGCAGGTTGGCATAGTAGTACTGCAGGGTCAGGTCTTTGGTGACCTTCCAGTCAGCACCAGCGTAGCGGAACTGATTGCTTTCCTCGCTACCACCAGATACCGCCAAACCGGTCCTGTTGCTAGAC
This genomic window contains:
- a CDS encoding type II toxin-antitoxin system HipA family toxin — translated: MSRAYIYMEDPESTEILTLGRLSIDNGRGEFVYDPDYVANRKWVPDPIRYPLRVQPFTGITTNRGVPGFIHDAMPDGWGERVLQDLHRTDLSAVDYLLKSPNNDRAGNLMAGATRHPPPGIGQEALPSLKGLAAFIEATEAIFDNQLDDEAIRTLKLRRQRSSLGGARPKRTLQDEGALILAKPRDRYDSCDIPALEHACMTFAALKGLSVAKTALYVDTPSTLLVKRFDRFPLAEAARRIPMLSALTLLDADWRSNDHSAWVYAGFANEMKRRGVPDEDLHELFKRMCFNALVGNDDDHPKNHAILWLKGRWQLAPMYDVVPGLDGSSPPNLSMAVGRHGRMITRENLLSHCAHFALTLEQAADALDEVISWEAELVEHYARLLGGVELELAVAAMGASRMRN
- a CDS encoding transcriptional regulator; its protein translation is MNDFFPIDCSDNLLTIGSLVKSRRLQNRQRQKDLAASLAISERTVRKIEAGDPSVELRSFMLVLWQLGLTQEVFQSRQQIEASSLASAQVSRNARVRLVNAKGDF
- a CDS encoding TOBE domain-containing protein; the protein is MTIKAINVRNQFKGTIKEIVEGDVLSEIDVQTASGIVTSVITTRSVKELELVIGSEVIAFVKSTEVSIAKL
- the ssuB gene encoding aliphatic sulfonates ABC transporter ATP-binding protein, coding for MTAQQPPRLLRGIPLAVRKLQKTFGSRQVLREIDLHIPAGQFVAVVGRSGCGKSTLLRLLAGLDQPTGGELLAGSASLSDAREDTRLMFQEARLLPWKKNIDNVGLGLKGNWRPQALQALDAVGLADRTHEWPAALSGGQKQRVALARALIHQPRLLLLDEPLGALDALTRIEMQQLIERLWQQHGFTVLLVTHDVSEAVAIADRVILIEDGQIGLDLLIDLPRPRIRGSHRLATLEAEVLNRVLSLPGQPPEPEPVSPLPTQLRWAQ
- the ssuC gene encoding aliphatic sulfonate ABC transporter permease SsuC, giving the protein MKKVIHNLAPWAVPLLLLAVWQLSVSAGWLSTRILPAPVAVIEAGVSLVRSGEIWTHLAISSWRAAVGFLIGGGIGLALGFITGLSKWGERLLDSSVQMVRNIPHLALIPLVILWFGIDESAKIFLVALGTLFPIYLNTYHGIRNVDPALVEMSRSYGLSGFSLFRQVILPGALPSILVGVRFALGFMWLTLIVAETISASSGIGYLAMNAREFLQTDVVVLSILLYAVLGKLADLAARGLERVWLRWHPAYQVNKGGVA
- the ssuD gene encoding FMNH2-dependent alkanesulfonate monooxygenase, producing the protein MSLNIFWFLPTHGDGHYLGTAEGARAVDHGYLQQIAQAADRLGFGGVLIPTGRSCEDSWLVAASLIPVTQRLKFLVALRPGIISPTVAARQAATLDRLSGGRALFNLVTGGDPDELAGDGLFLDHEQRYQASVEFTRIWRRVLEGETVDYDGEHISVKGAKLLYPPIQQPRPPLYFGGSSEAAQDLAAEQVEMVLTWGEPPAAVAEKIAQVRAKAAKLGRTVRFGIRLHVIVRETNAEAWQAANRLISHLDDETITRAQASLARFDSVGQQRMAALHGGSRDKLEVSPNLWAGVGLVRGGAGTALVGDGPTVAARVKEYAELGIDTFIFSGYPHLEESYRVAELLFPHLDVERPELPKSQGYVSPFGEMVANDILPKAASQS
- a CDS encoding sulfonate ABC transporter substrate-binding protein, translating into MRTVILRRGLVALFAAAVSFGVVTQAQAETLRIGYQKYGTLVLLKAKGSLEKRLAAQGVDVQWTEFPGGPQLLEGLNVGSIDFGVTGETPPVFAQAAGADLLYVAYEPPAPASEAILVPKGSPIQSVQDLKGKKVVLNKGSNVHYLLVRALEDAGLKYSDIQTVFLPPADARAAFERGSVDAWVIWDPYQAAAEQQLQARTLRDGKGIVDNHQFYLATQPYAQKNPQVITALVEEVRAVGEWSRANPEDVTKQVSPLLGLPADITLTSVKRQGYGALFLTPEVVAAQQKIADSFYQLKLIPKPLSIKDVIWTPPAAVATAQ
- the ssuE gene encoding NADPH-dependent FMN reductase, with product MLVVSLGGSPSQRSRSGVLLERSQRWLQQQGVEVVSYQVRDFPAEDLLHARFDSPKVVDLLQQIENADGLLIATPVYKASFSGALKTVLDLLPERALAHKVVLPMATGGSIAHMLAVDYALKPVLSALKAQEMLHGIFAEDSQIAYGEGSAQAQLAPALQQRLDEALEQFFSAMARRPRPLDPGVLNERLLSARWSI
- a CDS encoding peroxiredoxin; translation: MSLRLGDIAPDFEQDSSAGKIRFHEWLGDSWGVLFSHPADFTPVCTTELGFTAKLKDEFAKRGVKAIALSVDPVDSHQKWIEDINETQGTVVNFPILADADRKVSDLYDLIHPNASDTLTVRSLFVIDPNKKVRLTITYPASTGRNFNEILRVIDSLQLTDNYKVATPANWQDGDEVVIVPSLKDEEELKQRFPKGYRAVKPYLRLTPQPNR
- a CDS encoding nucleotidyltransferase domain-containing protein, whose translation is MNAQALLTHLQNHLPGLLAVYLFGSHAQGTAGPDSDVDLAVLLSGEVDPVSLWQLSGDLADIAGSPVDLIDLRAATTVMQYQVVTRGQRLWARDVQAGLFECFILSEKTALDEARAGLLKDIQEEGSVYGR
- a CDS encoding DUF86 domain-containing protein; the protein is MADDVLINKAASIERCVARVREEYEKDPTTFATDFTRQDSAVLNIQRACEAALDMGQHLIRRERLGVPQSSRDVFELLFQSGWVEEGLVKILKNMVGFRNIAVHDYQALQLPIMVAIITQHLGDFLAFSAFILRKDASESAR
- a CDS encoding OprD family porin, coding for MNKSTLALAVAVGVLAQQASAAGFIEDSKASVSSRTLYFDNDNREGAADQRETATGLKFDYKSGFTQGVVGFGIDAQALVGIHLDGGKGQHPNSNTFVPSDTDGSAVHNWSRLSGNVKALFSKTEAHLGGALAPNLPILVASDGRLLPQTFDGGTITSKEIDNVTINAGQLEHAVGRASSNRTGLAVSGGSEESNQFRYAGADWKVTKDLTLQYYYANLQDYYKQHFLGAVHVFPITEGQSFKTDLRYFDSSSDGRNGDAGYRFDNNGGYAKNPGEVDNKTWSAMFTYTLGGSAFMLGHQQVGDDGGFVYLNQGSVLDGNGRNEGAGGSSFYLFTDSMINAFVRAGENTTFGQYSYDFTGLGVPGLKAAVAYLHGESIKATTAGGSDSSEWERDMRLDYVVQQGALKGFGTTLRHGSYRGTGSGSGADRDQTRLIFNYTYNFM